ATACAAGGAGTAGTAGACAGAGACGGgatgggatcggatcggatttGGATGGCTCCTTGCTCCACCGTTACTCCAATTATTGTCATGACTtattttccctctctctcacactcactcacacacacacatatatatattcgctcccacacacacacacacacacccactcccacacacGCATGCATGCATGCAAGCAACCAGTTTAAAGAAAGGAAAACCCAattatgaaatgaaatttgaaaCGAAAGCTAATAAGATAAAGAAAATCCCTAAACTGTAAGCCTCCTTCCCCCTGGAGCGACTCCAAGTCGCCTCATCtactatatatacacatacatatatggaatatatatgtatatggttaatatgtatctgtatgttCTACTATTTGATCAAAATCTCTCTCAAAAAGTTAATAATATCGGAAGAATTCCTAGGCGGGACATACACGAATATTtaactacaacaaaaaatcgcTACTGTTTAAGAAATTGAATGTTTTTCTACTTTCGCTCTCGGTTCCAGTTAAGGTTAAgtgaagaaaaaacaaaaaagaaaacacaaacattgtaagaatttataaaatgGTGAATTCTATTCATGTAAAACCAATTTTCCCACATTTCATTCGTATGTGGGCCTAAAACATTTTGAATTATGTATATTGTAAGCCAACAGAAATAAAGTTCAACAATTTAAAGTTAACTAGCAATTTATATATTCAAATTTGATTTGAGTTCGAAATTTATGTGATTAACTATATTCAAAAGACCAGTAAAGGTTTTTATCGAAAATCGATTATCCTCTAAAAAAGGATAACCATTGGAGTGCACACACTGTTCACCTTGTACACGTTACCTTATATTAATACACCTTGCTATCTTaacactgtttttttttgttgaactattttgtttatgccttgttttagtcaaaatccaataaaagcaagtatttcgaataggccaatcatgtatagaattgattcatcaatcgtataaaattatgtgggcatggtcaaatgttctatctagctaataatattcctcggaatatcaaaaacgaggaatatgtaaaatagaactggaattcgtcagtatatttaaggtatatttttaaaatgagacggtatatttctaagggtcggacggtatattttaacgcgGTCAGACTGCAGCACTGCAACATCAACAAACGCCACGACctataaaaattgttaaattaaCTGACACCGAAAATGAATGAGTAATTCAGTGAGAATCAATCGAAATTTATTAGCTAGAAGCATAGGCAAGGCATAAGCAAAAATACTTACTTGTTTGTGATTTAGAGAGCTTCGGCATTGCACTGACGTGGACCTGAAAGATTAGAAACAGGTGAGGCGACATGTGCATGCATTATCTAGATTGAAATCAGTTTGGTACACCTTTTGGCAGACTTCCAATATGTCCACAGCACGGCGGCGGCCCCAGGGTGGCAGTGCGGGCGATGTACAGAGCTACCACCCGAAGGAAAGGCTGGTGGAGAAGGACGAGGGAACGCCGGACATACGCGGCGACAGACGGAACATAGCCATCCTGCTGTTCCTGTATATACTGCAGGGCATACCCATCGGCCTGATAGCCGCCATTcccatgctgctgcagaaccGGGGAGCCAGCTACAAGCAGCAGGCGGAGTTCTCCTTCGCCTACTGGCCGTTCAGCTTGAAGCTACTGTGGGCCCCCATCGTGGACTCGCTTTACGTCCGGAGATTCGGGCGCCGCAAATCGTGGCTGGTGCCGGTGCAGTATCTGCTTGGCGGATTCATGATGTTCCTTTCCTACTACGTGGATCGTTGGCTGGGCGGCGATGGTGTGGAGCCGAATGTggcgctgctgtcgctgctcttCTTCCTGCTCAATTTCCTGGCTGCCACCCAGGACATCGCTGTGGACGGCTGGGCTCTGACTATGCTGAAGCGCTGCAATGTAGGCTACGCCTCCACCTGCAACAGTGTCGGCCAAACAGCCGGCTACTTCCTTGGATATGTGGTGTTCATTGCCCTCGAATCGAAGGACTTTTGCAACAAGTACATGAGGGATGTGCCCCTGAACGAGGGCATGATCACGTTACCACGCTTCCTCTGGTTCTGGGGTATTGTCTTTGTGGTGGCCACCACTCTGGTGGCAATCTTCAAGAAGGAGAATGACATTGAAGATGCCCATACGGAATCTCGCTACACGGAGGAGCATGAGCTGAACATTCGTCAGAGCTACAAGATCCTCTGGGACATGGTGAAGATGCGACCAGTGCAGATCCTAGCCGCCATTCTGCTCACCGTTAAGGTAACCTTCTCCGCATCGGATGCGGTCACCAGTCTGAAGCTCATCGATGCCGGGGTGCCCAAGGATCAGCTGGCTCTGCTGGCCATCCCCCTCATTCCCCTTCAGCTCGTCCTGCCTCTGGTGATGGGTCGCTACACCAACGGCCCGCGTCCCATGGATGTGTATCTGAAGGCCATTCCATATCGAATTCTTCTGGCCGCCGTGGCGACAATTTTCGCCTACGCCACACCTTTTATGGTGCAGAAAGGGCATGTCCCAGTGTACTATTATGTCCTTCTGATCGCCCTGTATGCCTGCTATCAGGTATTCCTGTACTCAATGTTCGTGGCGGCCATGGCATTCTTTGCAAAGATCTCGGACCCCGCTGTGGGTGGCACATACATGACATTCCTCAACACGCTGTGCAATCTGGGCGGCAATTGGCCCAACACGGTGGTGCTCTGGCTGGTGGACGTGCTCACATGGAAACAGTGCACCACCAATACGGATAATACGTGCCTCAATAAGGATGAGCAACAGGTACGAGAAGACTCTACCCACCTTCTGTGGTATTTTTCAACTAATCTAGTGCCCTCCCTCACTCCTTATAGAGCTGTGAATCGTCACACGGCAATTGCGAGATTACTTTCGATGGCTACTATCTGGAGTCGTTCTTCTGTGTGGTGTATGGCATCATCTGGGTACTGGTGGTGCACAAGTGGATCGTCTATCTGCAGGATCTGCCCGTACGGTCGTGGCTTGTGGTCAAACATAAGTCGCGGTAGCAATTAATCGTGTGATCCGCTGCCGCAACCGCCAACGCCACCTCGCCCGTACAAACCAGCTATTATTTATAGGACTAAAAAGTGTTTGTATTCTGTGTAGGCTagtgaaattgaaaattcccGCCTTGGTATTGTTTTCGTATAACTTAATAGATTCCATTGGAAATAAAATTAGATTCGACGTCGAGTACAAAGCATAGAAAGATCATAAAAGATAATCCGCGTGAGAATTGCGAATGGGGAGATGTTGGTTTATTCGCTCGATTACACGAAATCATTGTAATCTAtgcggggggagggagggggataCAAAAGTTTTGCTTAGCTTATGTGTTTCTAGTAGTACTTCCAAGAGTCGATCGAttctttattgttttgtttgctcttcCTCTCAATCAGACCGGCCAAATGCTCCGACCGCATTGACAGCGAGTCAATCTTCTCCACTAGCTGCTGGTAGGGGCTCAGCGGCTGTGTCCCCATCACCACATGCCCCAGCTTCGAGTCGATCTTGGCATTCAGACGGGCGTTGCGTATAAGGTTGACAATCCAGCACTCGGCCTCATTGGGCTTCATGTTCAGCTTGTCGGCCAGCATGCTGATGGTGATGCACTGGTGGATGCGGCAGAACGTTTCGAAGATCATTAGACGGGCATCCTCCACAAACTCATTTAGGCAGGCCACAATGAAGAAATCGTTGAGGATTACTGTCTGGCACTCGTGCAGCTTCAGGCGAGCGCCCTCGAAGTCAAAGTTTACGTACAGACACTCGAGGAACTCGGTGATGGGGTCACGGTATGTGTACGACTCCTGCTGGATAACCTTGATCAGATCCTTGAGGGCGTTGCGACGGGTGCGATTGATCACAACGGCGGTAGCCAGATAGCGCATAATGTGCGGGCACATGGTCTGAATAGCATTCAGATACAGAGGCTTGTACAAAAACATCTCGATAATCAGATCACGGCCCTTCGGGTGGTTGAAGAAAACCAGGACGGACCAGTGGATCAACCAGGTGCGCTGCTGCAGGGCCTGGATGGTGGAGAAATTGGCACTGTCAATGTAGTCGCGCAGGCGCGTCAGATCCTCCAGAGCCGTGTTCCAGTTGAGGGTCAGAATCTCGGCCGCCAACTTGCCCCACAACACATTCAGGTAGTTCTGCAAACACATGGATTAAATTAGAATTTTCGGCTGGATATATTACAAGTGATTGATCCACCTTGTCATTGGGCGACATCACAATCAGACAAAAGTACAAGTACGATGTGGACTCCTGGTAGTTGCCACACTCGTACAGGTACTTGGCCAGCTTGTAGGCACTCTCCAGATGCTCCACCTTGAAGTTGTAGTCCTTTTGCAGGGCATTCACAAAGGTCTTGGAGTCCTTCATGCTCTCGCCGTTCTTGAGAATGTCGGTGGCCTTCATGATGGGCGCCACCTCGTTCTGCAGCTGCTTGAGCGTAGCCAGTACCTCTGCCTTCCGCTGCACCAGCTCATCGGGCATCTCTTGGCTCAGATTGAGACGCTTGCGCGTGTCCATCGTGTAATCAATCATGTTCGTCTTGTTCACCGTCTCCAGGATGTACTCCAACAGTTCCTGCTGATTGTAGATCTGCAAAAATACATTATCCATTAGTTATGCATATTCAATCCACGACCCCAGTACGGCCGGTTCGCTGCGCTGCGGCGCTGGTGACACGGCACCGCAAAAATTTTCTAACCTCCTTGCCACACAAGAATTCCAGCAGCGGGAAAGTTAGATGCCTGTCCAGGTATTGACAGTTGATGCGTGTAAGATCAAAGTTCGCCATATTGTGGGTGTTTTTGGACTTTTTTCACAATAAAATTTCCACGCAAATTACAAGAAAAACACGCGTGCAGGCGCAGTGCTCAGTGTGACCGTGGATTTATCGATGAAATacggtccgaccctcagaaatataccgtctcatttcaAAAGACACcttaaatatactgacgaattccagttctattataaatattcctcgtttttgatattccgtcgaatattactagctagataggcccttcagccctgcccacatagttttattcgattaattaatcaattttctacttaactggcatattttaaatacttgatctttttggttttttttataaacACTCTACACAGTTACTACAAATGTGCTACCTAATGGAAGGAAAAAGAGGGTGTGGACAACAGGCACCACGGCCCAGAAAACGTATGCAAGCTAAAACACACCCCACTTGCTCAATATACCTTGCCGATTTTGTCTTCGAGGTATGTTGTCATCTGACCGTCCTCACACGAGAGGTGGGGTTCGTACGAACTTTTCAGGTTACCTTGGCTGTTTTTGTCCATACCCTTTTTAGGGTAGCCCATTAAAAATCACGACTCAGTTTTTCGTCGCTGCTATCGATTAATTATACCTtctatttttcaaaatatactgtAATAAAAACGAactttatgtatatgtatttccttattatataccaaaataccgtaaatataccttcattatactgtatggttagcaaatgccaataaaaacagttgaatttgaaaatttgaacGTGTAGTAATTGTTTGAATTGATCACTTTTATGAATAAAATGAATACTTTCAATagtttgaatatttatttcttCAAATGCttgcacataaatatattcatatatagcTGTATATATATGGGGGGTATACAAGATgggttatatatatatatttgtatatatttttataaatagtGGTATTTCCATATAACTGCCAAAGAGGACACTTTTCAACATTTACTTGATCCACTTAGGTACTTCTGCGTTTAAGGGTCTCgggttgtagttgtagttcaAAACACGCACAAACAACATCTACAAAAATGCGTCACGATATCGGGCTTAATACACTTGTTTTTATCGAAATTTTCTGTCGGTCCGGACTgtctgtatattttatattgatgGAGGTTGGAGATCAGCATACCAATTTCTACGAACAGGCAACATAACTCAAACAACATTGAAAAATAATGCATTCtctaacatttttgtttttttagtttttctcattttcatAACGATAACGGTAAATTTCTAGTTATTGTccttatatttttgttggatATTCGATATATGTAGGTTCTGGATTTCGATTGACATTCAatctcatttcatttcaatagTTTTGCACGCTTAATTGACTCCTGCCGCATCATTAGCATCATCGTCCTATGGAGGgcacatctctctctctctctctctctcattacaagaaaagaaaagaaaactctacCTTTTCCCCAGCcagaaaattacaaaaaataaaactaaatcgAAACGGCgatcgttttcgttttttggttTGGTGTGTAAAAAACTCAagtctttttgttgttgtttttagtgttaactaaactaaaatcgcgaaaataaaaatcacaAATTG
The sequence above is a segment of the Drosophila pseudoobscura strain MV-25-SWS-2005 chromosome X, UCI_Dpse_MV25, whole genome shotgun sequence genome. Coding sequences within it:
- the LOC4812293 gene encoding acetyl-coenzyme A transporter 1, giving the protein MSTARRRPQGGSAGDVQSYHPKERLVEKDEGTPDIRGDRRNIAILLFLYILQGIPIGLIAAIPMLLQNRGASYKQQAEFSFAYWPFSLKLLWAPIVDSLYVRRFGRRKSWLVPVQYLLGGFMMFLSYYVDRWLGGDGVEPNVALLSLLFFLLNFLAATQDIAVDGWALTMLKRCNVGYASTCNSVGQTAGYFLGYVVFIALESKDFCNKYMRDVPLNEGMITLPRFLWFWGIVFVVATTLVAIFKKENDIEDAHTESRYTEEHELNIRQSYKILWDMVKMRPVQILAAILLTVKVTFSASDAVTSLKLIDAGVPKDQLALLAIPLIPLQLVLPLVMGRYTNGPRPMDVYLKAIPYRILLAAVATIFAYATPFMVQKGHVPVYYYVLLIALYACYQVFLYSMFVAAMAFFAKISDPAVGGTYMTFLNTLCNLGGNWPNTVVLWLVDVLTWKQCTTNTDNTCLNKDEQQSCESSHGNCEITFDGYYLESFFCVVYGIIWVLVVHKWIVYLQDLPVRSWLVVKHKSR
- the eIF3e gene encoding eukaryotic translation initiation factor 3 subunit E — its product is MANFDLTRINCQYLDRHLTFPLLEFLCGKEIYNQQELLEYILETVNKTNMIDYTMDTRKRLNLSQEMPDELVQRKAEVLATLKQLQNEVAPIMKATDILKNGESMKDSKTFVNALQKDYNFKVEHLESAYKLAKYLYECGNYQESTSYLYFCLIVMSPNDKNYLNVLWGKLAAEILTLNWNTALEDLTRLRDYIDSANFSTIQALQQRTWLIHWSVLVFFNHPKGRDLIIEMFLYKPLYLNAIQTMCPHIMRYLATAVVINRTRRNALKDLIKVIQQESYTYRDPITEFLECLYVNFDFEGARLKLHECQTVILNDFFIVACLNEFVEDARLMIFETFCRIHQCITISMLADKLNMKPNEAECWIVNLIRNARLNAKIDSKLGHVVMGTQPLSPYQQLVEKIDSLSMRSEHLAGLIERKSKQNNKESIDSWKYY